GCTATTGGTGGGGCGGCGTGATGAAGTCGCACCTCGGACCGCTGGCGCGGCTGAGCCGGCGATCGAGCGTCACGAGCGGATAGTCGAGGGCCTCGGCCAACGCGACATACCACGCGTCGTAACTGGTGACGTTTGCGCGCAGCGCCCACACGCGCTCGGCGTACGGGGCGAACGAAAACAAGGCAATATCCAACCGCAGCATGTCGCGGTGGCTGGCAGTGGCTTGCAGCGTTGAAATCCGGCCGGATCGCTCCATCCGGCGCAGGATGTTGCTGGTCTCGGCTAAGACGAACTCCGGTCCGGCCACGGGGCCTTCGGCAACAGCCGCTTCGGCCCAGGATCCTACGGGTCCAGTCTCGACTAGAGCCGCGACGAGGACGGATGCGTCGACGACGGCCCTCACTTGCGGTCCGCG
This genomic stretch from Chloroflexota bacterium harbors:
- a CDS encoding type II toxin-antitoxin system VapC family toxin, yielding MAGRSTSAQGSVRHARDGVRNPRGSRRGPQVRAVVDASVLVAALVETGPVGSWAEAAVAEGPVAGPEFVLAETSNILRRMERSGRISTLQATASHRDMLRLDIALFSFAPYAERVWALRANVTSYDAWYVALAEALDYPLVTLDRRLSRASGPRCDFITPPHQ